The Diabrotica undecimpunctata isolate CICGRU chromosome 3, icDiaUnde3, whole genome shotgun sequence genome includes the window TTCTACACTCTCACTTACAATTCCCAGATCCCTGCTTCTTGGCTGACCAATTAGCAGGATTATTTCATGTTTCTTAGGTTGTTTAAGAGTCTGCATTCCTGTGACGTAAAACTGTTCTAATTATTCATCTGTTTTATCAATGATAAAAGTGTATActtgtacaatatttaatttcGCTGAAAGGGTGTTTAGGTGCATTACTAATATCCTTTGAGAGATTCTTCTTGTACAGTATCATGCTGGCACTGTAAATATAAATGAAATCCTCCATAAGTTCCAGCATAATAGATTTTATATTCATCAACTGTACATGAATCATTTTCAGTTTTCCAGCATTATGCTATTTATATTGGATTATATTATATATCGTTTCTAACTAGAGCATTATCATAACATTTCAAGTACATATATTGAtgcaataaaaacaataacagaAGAAATTAATACTAATGATATAACTAttactaatataaaaaataataaacaaaaaacttcTTTACCTACTTGTTCATAAGAACTCTTGTAAAATTTAGCCCAGTGGTTGAGGGACCTCAACTCCTCTTTACTTAGATCTACAACATCATCACTGAGATCCTCTTTATTGAATTTGCCAGTTACGAAACTCCTAGATGCATCACACccttgaaaataaatttttcttgttaattTATGATAGCTGGtaatttttaattactttttcatCTAATTTTGAGGGGTTAAGGGCATCAAAAGCCAACTTGTcagataaattttaaaattatttatccatttttgtttatCTACTGCCAATTCTAATTTCAatgatttttttcaattatttaaaactttcgggaaaaaagaaaaaacttctaTGAGGACGACTTTTTTTAGCAATCTAAAAAACTCATTTTTTGGCAATTTTGGCATTTTAATCAATATTTAAACAATGATCTAAAATTAAACTGATGCTTTCATGAAAAATCATTCATTTTATTCAAACCTAAAAATTTATTTGGAAAAGTTAACCTAATTTTGACTGGGCTATTATGAGTGGAAAAAGCCTGGATCCTAATACAATATAACTCTCATTGGAAAAGTAGACGcaaaaataggtacgcaaccacaaatactacggccacttgttatagaaaacgacgtcatcgaagcagttaacgaatttgtatacctgggaacgcttgtcaatactgaaaatgacactaccgcagagataaactgcagaatttgcacggctaatagatgctattttgggcttaatcttctttttaaatctacagttatatcaagaaatacaaaagtaaaactctacaaaacaataatacgcccagtcccaacatatggttcagaaacctggactttaacaaaaagcaatgaaaacatgttaggatgtttcgaaagaaaaatactaaggcgaatctatggagcggaaAATGAAAATCGTGTCTGGAGAAGACAacacaacttcgaactctatagagtATACCAGGAACTTGATAttgtaaaacacattaagataggacgtctgaggtgggtaggccatgtaatgctcATGGAGCAaactgacccagctagaaaaacgctccttgatagacctattggtcaaagaagaagaggaagacccagaacaagattcctagataacatagatcaagatatgagaaatatggagatacatgcttggcggaggaaggcgatggataaggacgactggaaaaaaattcttggggaggctaggacccacacagggttgtaaagccaaaatgatgatgatgatggaaaAGTAGACCTGGTCAAGCACATGACACAATATAATATATTGGACATATATGCACTAGTTGGACTAGTGACGAAGTACTACGGAAAACAACCAGGAATCAACTCAGAATCATAAAAACTTCCTTACTAGATATGAGCAAGAAACACCTGTATAATGGGACTGTTTCATAAAAAACAGTCATATTCATTCATATTTTGCTTGACTATGAGTCATAATAGATAGCAAGCAGCAAACACTTTTTGGAAACTACCAAGTGACTCCAAAGGCATGAGATCCATACACTAGATTTATAAAAGCTGGTACAGAGTTCTAGGATTTTGGAATGGATGTAGTGAAGATACATAATAAATAGAAGATGTACAAGAAGCCTATTGGCTGAAATACAACCAGTTTGTAACAAAGGGCTTCTGATAAAAAAATTAGGATATTCCAAATTACTTATACAGAGTGAGTCACAGTTAATGCTAGGATCTATCACAGCAAAatggaaaaatttttaaaaatttgtttattcaGTGATATGTGGGATAATGAATGGAATATTGTAAACTTATTTTGAAATATTCTGGGTACTTCATAAGTCTGGTGTATCAAATGTATGTGTGTTCTTTAAGGACATCTATTGCATTTTTAGATTTCATGTGAAAAATTAAATGAACCTTCGCTGTATCAATATGTGGTTCCAGAGATATATTGGTTTTATTCAGATGTTTTACATTGAACATTTAGGTGTTTTAAAGTTCTACTAGTGACTTTAGGATTATAGACGGACTATAGACTTACCAACAAATACATTATACTGTTGATTGGGACCATAATGCTTATGTCCTCGAGACACATCGTAAACTTTCCCTAAGACAGCCAGGTAAAGTCGTGGTTTGTCTACCCCATTGTACAATTTCAAATCGTCTTTTGTTAATAATGGAACTCCTGATTTTTCAGTAAATTTGGTGTTATAAAACAAAAGGGACCCAAGAAGATTTCCGATAACATCACTGGTCTGATCTGGTAAAAATATTCCTACAAGAATAATAAGAACAGAACATCCTGCAACAGTTTTACACATATTTAAGTAAATACTAATGTCGCTCTTAAAACGTTATAAAATAAGTTAACGTCATCATACAAACTTAAGTAGTTTAAAATGTATATAGATAAAAATCATTACAGCTGAACCACGCTGAACTTAAATTAGGTTTTTAAATATAGTCTCGAAAtgacataaccttaaaatatagaactgtcaaaaataaaaacaaatgaatGGAAGGAATGGATTATGAATGGAATGTTGATCATCACCATAGAtaaattacacctagattggtaacagggatagccaaggtcaaatcatgttcgGATTAGGCGCCCATTCGCTTGGTagcgctgctagtctcgttcctgcgcggagtgagtgtgctgtgatcaagtcaaagttcagtttagacaaatacggcgccatatttgtatttgttttattttttataatttattttataatttaaaattttttgtataaatagtgcaaaatcgtacaattttcgacgattttttattatggaatcgaacacattacatggaataacaatgtagagacgaagaactgaacaaaaaagatgtgttccagattgcatggatactaccaaagaatatagacgctctaagcgtctatattctttgatactacttttttaagtccaggacattatatggatatgtttgataaatgggtgaatgctgttaagagccctaattagagaatgctgcaaaagaatctatttataacaattttcgtgtatgcgctagtcattttaaagaggaagatatagtcaatgttggaaatagcggtattacgagaacagccgttccgagtttgtttttaccaggaccaggtaagaactattataccactgacctatattcttattcacattatatctgaccttttactataaaattagtttataaatttaacctaaaattatatattataaaaccagtcttacttagctttgtatttgaattatttgtaggtggtggttcaacaactatcttaaaaagcatcaccttagagagggttcggcataaatttctacaggtgtgcgcctttcaaagttggattagattagcagaccatgactacactatcatggagagGTCTATGAGCTTGCCTGCTTTAAGTATGAGGAGGGATCTGGCCCTCTCTTGTGAGTGAGATTGGTCTTAGTGTACCATATTACCATGGTTTGCctcatctatgtacttttaatgttccattttgtagaacaacctatggtgctaatagcccactgaatagatacttatctttgttaaacaacctaaatgtaaatgtatttaatatgtccctcaataaatatataaatattagtagaagagttactggtaccatagagtttggaaacttaactgtgtaaaatacttcatgtttttattgtaactaggtaatactttacatatttttttatttttgttatgttatttttccatctttattgtttgtgctggattttagaatcatagaactaactgttgggtttataggttttaaaatgtcattacatgtttaattatatatatatatatatatatatatatatatatatatatatatatatatatatatatatatatatatatatatatatatatatatatatgtatgtatgtgtacatgcatgtgtttgtgtacataatatatttttatttcacattatttaattttattatcttaaaatactGTGTACTTAACCACTAAGTTGTAACATTTAATCGACTTGTCCCGTATATTAGCCTGCATCCACATAGACAGCGGTAAGGCGTTCagagttatgaataaataaatttgaatgtgttGACAGGGATCTTTCCTATTCTGTTGATGATAGGGATGGGATGTCTGATCTTAAGatgacatactggtgaaaaaatctgttgattgtaattgtgtttgtcatttcaggcacaaaaacattattatcctctgttgtttggagtttatactgagcaaataaagttactatatcaggttttagcaaagcttacattctgggtgaaaactttaagcataccttagaaataaattatttaccttatccattgttctttttttttgttcgttttttctatttgctatcattcggtattcctcattcttgggttttctttttgcaagaagcaatattttgctaatctaatcaaaatcataattttgttgataaccagaatatttttctggaacttatattatgattctgattataagattataagaataaaagtattatcatataaatatataacatatagtatgagtataaatgtatataaacttctttctagaactaaatcatttaattgttctgtttccaacttagcagggtccttgagttctctctttctgtgagtagaacgccagactgtaagagttttcactgaccactgatagtgtgtgttattgcattaggatgaaagtactacaaaaaactcagaatgtctgatggctgtctgttgcttattaggctttaatttgacattagaattacaaaaaaaaatatttaaatactgacaagttcctgtcacaacatttagaacactaaattatactacattcacccgtccctatttttgaacaaaatattgcaactattttggtttatttttagctccagctgatttacagctagaatgaaaatctgaattttccaatcttggttcatcattatcatcaggtttttgaacaggtaaattttctgtctcatctggtatttatttagtagtggaattctctagtgtgttatttggaccttcatcattatcttgattcaataatataacaattcaacagtaaacttcgtatatagtgcagagcacatggtaaagcagttttccattaagtgaattctaaatttttggttttctatgctagattcaccaatttccatataactcattgtatttttcgacttaaccatttccttcatgattatatggtgttgttctacttgaatatattcctttagagtgtagataattaataaattcttgtgaagtaaagctagttctccttgttagatttgatatataccgtcattctatataaaccaaatagtgatttaatctgtaattggttagaattgcttttctaccagataatgtctgcattttttaaatacttcaactcatttgctttttttttcaattgcataatgtttttattcagaatctgagggtatgtgtgaaaaaagcaattggttttccagattgattgcttcgcttatgtaatcgtagattaattttttaaaagcatgtacttatctttatcttctagggatttatctttagattcattgctttctaaaaaattcttgaatgttatatacttactaatgtttgaattctttggtggaagtttgacagtttggaccagcctctagtttatctggtctaaagtacttccccattgtaaatttatgcgaataaaattgtagtaaaatgtattttgcagaattagacttttattcacataaaacttgataagaatgacaaaacaattatttaaatactgacccgttcttgtcacaacattaagaaaactaaattatactacacatggcttgtattattaatatttcttgtaacacatataacatttcttgtaacatttttataaataaagattttattctatattttattctgtaatttttttaaccactttggcattttaatgtaatggaaaataaatatagtcccaacataacaagaaaacccaaaaagtatacgaaaaatatttattatcgtataggataaggatttttcttgttattttaggattatatcgattttcctttactttaaaatgagttcacaatcctaggtaatattactaaacttttgaatttagcgccatgtatatatagttacgcgcccgatcactaggtgatgcgccaatcattgttttattccttaacacggaagtttcaatgctaggtggtagtgtgctatgaTCATCACAAGACAGTGTGATTGATGAtctcaaatatttttatttaattcaaaaaACTACAATTGACATCGTGAAATTATGAAGGTAATTATTAAATAAGTTCCTAATTCCAtgaaattacattaaaaaataatgttataaatgggaaatataaaataaatcacaATTATTAATGAATAACAAACGTCAACTCTTTAATCAGCACGTGGAAATGCTATGACGTAAAGGTTCAAGGTTGAAAAATTGGCAAATATTTAATTGCTTTTTTTAACTTTATCCTATATTTGTAATTTCCTTTCAGTATTAATCATTCTAGATTTTAGTTTACCTTTAAATATTAATGCATGACACCTGCTAAAAAATAAAAGGGGTTCTACAATGACTGTATTTTCTAGGTTTTCAGCGTTTACAAGCAAACATCCTGTAATACGAGGAATGCTTTCTTATGGAATTATCTGGCCTACATCTTGTATTATTCAACAGACCATAGCTGGAAAAACTTGGGAAAACTATGACTGGTTACATGCTTTAAGATTCAGTTTGTATGGTGGTTTGTTTACTGCTCCTACTCTTTATGGCTGGATAAGGATATCTACAATAGTGTGGCCAAAGAGCACTCTTAAATCGTCGATTACCAAGGTAAGTAAAGGTTACAGTTAAATTGGAAATTTAccctttagaaaaaaatatttttgttggaatATTCACAAAAggagaaaatttaattaatatttcataaACAAACTAGTGGATTATTGCAGAATCTGTTTAATctcttaaaaattaacaaaatccttaTTCTTCTGACTGTTAAAAGCATGGACATATAAACACAgatgtgtttatacgtccatggttaaAAGAATATATAGAAGATAGCAGATAGAAGAGATctcattttatattaaatatgaaatacattttaataattggactctatttttaaactgtttaagtgttttagaGAAGATTTGGGTTTTAGGGAAAACGTAATGTTGTCAACATGTATGATTCAACTTGAAGTTATCTGCAATGCTGTAGTTTATATCTTTCTCTAACCATAGATAATGTCAGAAATCAACAATGTTGTAGCAGATTAAAGCGATCTAAATGCCAAAACGCTATTGTTTGGTagttcttttattgtatattatgtgTAAGTCAGTTTCATAAGCGCACTAACAGGCATTTTCATAAAGCAGACAACAGAATAGTTTGTAGTATGATTAGTGGAATGCgcttttacatttacattttgtGAATTGTGTGTAACTTAGTTTAATTCAATTTggtgacaaataataaatattactgACAGTAGTAATAGTGAACTCTATCAAAAAGAAACATAATTTAACATCTGAAGAAAAAACTATGATCAGAAATGTGTTTGAAGGACTTTGAGCCAGTGAACAAAATATGAATATAAGCAATGTAGTTACTTTGTGCAGTATTTTGACAAAAGTTTCTGAAGATAGTGTGTACAACAGACGATGAAATAAACGATAATAATACTTTGAAGTTTGAGATAAGAGGATGTTAACAAATACAATTAAATGATACAATCAAACAGGCCATTTGTTGTGCAGTtcatgaattttatttcaaaaatgaattaccaactataaaaaaattgcttctcttcaatctaatgaaaatattccaaaaatatcaAGACATGTTTTGTTATATActttacatgaaattaactttagaCATTTAAAGAGAAAGAGGAATAGTATCAGTATTGACAAAGAAGAAATCATTTTACGGCACAGAAAGTATCTGAAACAAATAGCAGAATTTCGAAGagataaaaaaaacattataCAGATGAAACATGTTTAAATGAAGGACATACTGTGACAAAAATTTGGCAGGATTTAACTGTGAAAAACAAACAACAAGCTTTCCTAGATGGTTTGTTGACAGGTTTAAAACCCCCATCTGGAAAGGGACTCAGGATTTGTTGAAAGAGGTTTAAATCATTTGTTTCTAAAAAGACTGTAGATTAGAAATGgtgcaaaaacaaaaacaaaatacaatTAAATGATACAATCAAACAGGCCATTTTTTGTGCAGTtcatgaattttatttcaaaaatgaattaccaactataaaaaaattgcttctcttcaatctaatgaaaatattccaaaaatatcaACACATGTTTTGTTACATActttacatgaaattaactttaggCATTTAAAGAGAAAGAGGAATAGTATCAGTATTGACAAAGAAGAAATCATTTTACTGCACAGAAAGTAATCTGAAACAAATAGTAGAATTTCGAAGAgataaaaaaaacatattataCAGATGAAACATGTTTAAATGAAGGACATACTGTGACAAAAATTTGGCAGGATTTAACTGTGAAAACTAAACAACAAGCTTTCCTAGATGGTTTGTTGACAGGTTTAAAATCCCCATCTGGGAAGGGACTCAGGATTTGTTGAAAGAGGTTTAAATCATTTGTTTCTAAAAAGACTGTAGATTAGAAATGGTGCAAAAACAAAACGTAATTGTAGTTGGATTGCCATCATACCATTGTGAGTTAAACCCGGtagaacttatatgggctcaaataaaaaatgaagtagcAAGGAACAATGTTACTttcaaataaattatgtaaaaaatctaCTTAATAGTGCCGTCAGTAATGTAACCTCACAGTTTTGGATAAAATATATCGAGCCTGTAGCGAAAGAAGAGCAGATTATGTGAAACCTTAATAACTTCATTGAAATTACCACAGAACCAGCAGTTGTGGATCTAGGTGAAGATACTACTCATAAATCTGAAGGTGACTCAGATTAGATTAtatataatgttagtttttatttgaacatattttttatattctatgTAAATAAATATTCAGTTAAGGTGAATCAATTATTATTAGTACTATTTCGAACCAAGAATTGTTTAAGTAATTCAGTAGATGACTCCTTTTTATAATCCCATGTCATTAAATCTCATTTGACAATAGGAATTAAATTTAATCCGTGAACCATTCATAAGTTTGTTAATTTAAATAGATGAAGGGTTTTCCCAAacagagaaaattttggtcaaattcaaagtatttcagtttttttatttttagccctcttttgatgatttttcagcacactgtgtaaaaatttataaattttaatttagtatagtgagttttttaataaaagtttgtatttgacttattatacggggttaatcgaaaggtggttttttatcctaactttaaaacatcctgtggaataattatgttagcggattttcgtaaaaccttatttttcggttgcaaccgtgttttctaagtattatgttttttgtttcatgggaaaatatggattggttcatttttagtagcgaaatgactttgccacccacaatttatgacttttcttattattaccattatctttgtaatacgacgatgggggctttggtgactgatatcgaaggaatgtcatatcgacatcgCAGAAggactgtatttaaataatgattaaaagcaacgacatgatcttgattttaatgaacaatgataacataaacaaaacataaaaaaaacaacttaaatgtaacttaacctaagtacgcaataacaaagaaaaactactaaaaaataacttaatactttgtattgcctcccctagcctttataactgcctgtacacgtcggcccatgctgtctatgaggttgcgaatatcgtcttgctggatgttttgccattcctcttctagagccaagcgaaattcgttaattgaggctggtgcgacttggtgatctctaatatttctaccaagcatgtcccaaacgtgctctattgggttcagatctggcgaacacgctggccagttcattttattaataccaactttctctaaatattgcgtgtcgcgcattatcttgcattaatagaaaatcatcgccgatatattgagaaaagggtactacgtgattcgctaaaatttcctcaatataccggtgtgcagtcaacgaaccctcaataaataccaattcagtgtgcgcctctcgggatattcctgcctATATCATCACCGAACACCCTCCATAGCTAACGCATGAATTGAAAGCGCACTCCacaaatctctctccagttcgacgccatactcgttttctcccatctgatgagtgaagacagtacctatctcgactcatccgtaaaaagaacattactccattgtcctaaattccaatgtaaatgttccctggaaaattgtagtctagccactctgtgccgtggaagtaatttgggcccagttgctggtctgcaactttgcaaaccaaattcatgtaaacttcgacgaactgtaaatacacttataTTATTGCCTCGAACttcttgaagctgatttcttgtttgcaccgctgttagataacgatcccgcaaagcgttgactcATATAAAACGATCATCTTAGTTTACCGCGAAGCGGTAGTTTTTCGCGTCCTGCCACTTCCCGCTTTACGtttgtttgttccagttcgtataaaa containing:
- the LOC140437395 gene encoding neuferricin; translated protein: MCKTVAGCSVLIILVGIFLPDQTSDVIGNLLGSLLFYNTKFTEKSGVPLLTKDDLKLYNGVDKPRLYLAVLGKVYDVSRGHKHYGPNQQYNVFVGCDASRSFVTGKFNKEDLSDDVVDLSKEELRSLNHWAKFYKSSYEQVGKVIGKYYKEDGKLTSYGSQVKKLIRAAELDKENEMEDMKKFPPCNIEWDAERGTKLWCSNKSGGISRDWVGLPRQYYEVNSKSYRCACIKEDQVDSIGNIKKYEGCDIMSNVCFVKT